The Spiroplasma citri genomic sequence CACTTAGATCAAAATGGTTTTGAAACAATTGATAAGGAAATTCGTAGTTTAGTTGATGGTTTAGGAATTGACCCAGAAAAATTGAATGTTAAATTATCAGAATTATCAGGTGGTCAACGAGGAAAAGTTATTCTAGCAAAGTTATTATTATCGGAAAATGATTTTTTGTTATTAGATGAACCAACTAACTTTTTAGATTTAGAACAAGTTGAATGATTAGCTAAATTTTTGCAAAATTATGAAAAAGCTTTTCTAGTTGTTTCACATGATATTGACTTTATTAACAAAGTAGCGAAAATAATTTATGCTATTGAAAATTTAAGCATTAACCGCTATGCTGGTAATTATCAACAATATTTAGCATTAAGTAAATTAAAAAATGAACAATATGATAAAGTGCAAAAAGGACAAGAACGTTTAATTAAAAAATTAGAAACTTATGTTGCAAAAAATAAGGCTCGTGCTTCAACAGCAAAAAGTGCTCAATCACGACAAAAACAAATTGATAAAATCGAAGTAATGGATAAAAGACATGAATTAACAAAACCAAAATTTATTTTTAAGTATAAGAGGCCCGCTAGTACAACTATTGTTAGTGCTGAGCAATTAGCAATAGGTTATCAATTTCCTTTAATTAAACCATTAACATTTGACATTCGGGATGGTGAAAAATGTATTGTGCGAGGATATAATGGAATTGGAAAAACAACCTTTCTAAATACTTTAGCGGGAAATCTTCCTAAGTTAGGCGGGACATTAAAAATTGATAATGGAGTATTCATTGCTTATTTTCATCAAATTGAACAATTAATGGATATTACGCCAATTGAATATTTAAAAAACTTATACCCAGACTTGGAAGAAGGCCGAATTCGAAGTATTTTAGCCAACTTTGGAGTTAAAAGTACTTTAATGCAAAATCAGATGACAAAATTATCGGGTGGCGAACAAACTAAGGTTCGGTTATCAGCATTATCTTTACAACCATGTAGTTTACTAATTTTAGATGAGCCAACAAACCATATTGATGTTTTAGCCAAAGAAGCATTGTTAGAAGCAATTCAAGCCTTTGATGGAACAGTTCTAATTACAACTCATGATATTAATCTTAATGTTAATTGAGCTGACAAAGTTCTTGATTTTGAAACGATGGTTTAAGATATTATGCCAAAACATTATTTTTATGTCTTATTCTGTGCTGATGAGACTCTCTATGCTGGTTATACAGTTAATTTAAATCGGCGTGAACAAGAACATAATATGGGGGCTGGAGCAAAATATACATCTTTAGCAAAACGACGACCGGTTAAAATAATTTATAGTGAAGAATATGCAACCCGTTCTGCAGCAATGCAACGCGAGGCGGCTTTTAAACAATTATCTCGGTTAGAAAAAATTATGTTTTTACAAGACCATAATATTAATTTACCATTTGTAATTTTGTCAGATATGGTAAAATCATAATAGGAGCATAAAGCGGGGGTAGGATGGATAGTAATATTAAAGTTTTAGTTGATGAATTAACTAAACTATATCATTGTTATCAAATAGAATCACTGCGGAATGATATTATGACTTGTTTAGATATTTTAAAATATTATGATTTTAATGATAAAAATAATCAAATTTTTATTGGCTATGTCTTACGAGCTTTGTTTATTGTAACAGTAAAGGTTGACTAAAATATTGATTTAACAACAGATTTATCAAATTTAGTTGCTAAAGGATATACAACCGGTAATAATCGTAATATTTTCCGTCCAAAAAAGTCAAAAAATACTAATGACTTTGAAAAAGAAGTTGAGTTTTATATTAAACGAAACTATTTTGATGATGAATATGATCGCTTACAACGATTGCTTTTAAAAAGTACGACCAAACTAATTGGCCCCGTAAATGATTCTTTAGCAGGATTTAATTATGAAAAAATATTAACTAATGCTATTCAATTATTGGATAATCAAGAATTAGTATTAAGATTACAGAATGTTGTAATTCTAATTTTAAAACCATTTGAAATTGAAGAAAGTGAATTTTTAACGAAAAAAACATTAATTAGTAAGCAATTGCTTACAATTAATAAACATCGTGAGCAATATTTAAAACAATATAACAAATTATTTATCTAAACAAATAATTAATTTATATAGTACAATATAAGTAGTTTAAACAAGGGAGGAAGTTATGAAGCCAGAATTAAAGGAATTATTATTAGAAATTAAAACTAAAATTAATGATGATAAAATTTTTCGTGATTTTGTTGGTGAAATTCTAAATGAAGCTAATTACAATAATTATTATGAACAATCAGTTGTTGATGAAGAAATTGCAGAGCAATTAGTTGAAATCTATTTTATTGAAAATTATAGTAGTGATGAAGAAGTTTCAGACCTAAAAGAAAAAATCATGAAAATTTTATTCTTCTTAGAAGGACAAGAAGAATTAATTAAAGAATATGCTTATTTTGTTGAAACCAAAGTAAGTCAAATTGTGACAGAACTTAACTAATTTTATTAATCGGACAGTTAATGTTAGTTTTTTAAACTTAGATTTAGTCATTTTTACATGTTAAAAATTTATAATTTTCTTTTTTAAAAATAAGATTATTTTATGATGCTAATTTATAAAAAACTAATTAAGAGGGTGAGAAAATGGGAAAAGATTGAATCGTTGTTAAAGGTGCTCGAGAAAATAATTTAAAGAATATTGATGTTAAAGTACCTAAAGAGAAATTAGTTGTTTTTACTGGTTTATCAGGAAGCGGAAAATCATCATTAGCTTTTAATACCATTTATGCGGAAGGACGACGTCGTTATATTGAAAGTCTATCAAGTTATGCTCGCCAATTTTTAGGTGGAAATGAAAAACCTGATGTTGATGCAATTGAAGGATTATCACCAGCGATTTCTATTGACCAAAAAACAACTAGTCATAATCCCCGTAGTACTGTTGGAACAGTTACAGAAATTTATGATTATCTTCGCTTATTGTATGCACGAGTTGGTACGCCATATTGTATTAATGGTCATGGGGTTATTAAATCTGTAACAGTTAAAGAAATCATAAATAATTTAAAACAACTTTTAACAGAAGGTGAAAAATTTATGATTTTATCACCAGTAGTTCGTGATAAAAAAGGTAGTTTTAAAGATTTATTTGCACGTTTGAAGCAGGAAAGTTTTATTCGGGTAAAAGTTAATGACGAAATCAAAACTTTAGATGAAGAAATTGAATTAGATAAAAATAAACGGCAAAATATTGATATTATTATTGACCGTTTGGTTTATAAAGAATCAGCAGATTTATTAAGTCGAATTCATGATGCAATTGAAGTAGCATTAAAATATGGTAATGCATTAGTAAAAATTGATTTTGTTGATCAAAAAAAAGAAATGCTTTTTTCAACTAATTATTCATGTAGTATTTGTGGTTTTGTTATCCCAGAATTAGAACCACGGTTGTTTTCATTTAATTCACCATCAGGGGCTTGTAGTGAATGTAAAGGCTTAGGAGTAAAATTAGAAGTTGATGAAGATTTATTGATACCTAATCGATCATTATCAATTTTACAAGGGGCAATAATTTATTTAAAAAATATTGTTAATACAACAAATATTGAATGACAAAAGTTTAAAATTTTAGCTAATCATTATCATATTGTGTTAGAGCAACCAGTTAGTGATTTAACAAAAGAGCAACTAGAATATTTGATTCGTGGTAGTGGTGAACCAATTGAATATAATTTAAAAACAGCTAGTGGAAACATTATGCGGGGATATGATTATATTGAGGGAATAGGGGAGTTAATTGAACGTCGTTATACGGAAACATCAAGTGAATCAGCACGTGAATATTATAAACAATTTATGACGGATAAAAAGTGTGGAACTTGTTTAGGAAAGCGGTTAAATGAAATTTCTTTGTCAGTTAAAATTAATAATATTAGTATTTCTGAATTTACTGATTTATCTGTTGAGGATGAATTAAAAGAAGTTTTAAATTTAAAATTAACAGAATCACAACAAGAAATTGCGCGGTTAATTATTAATGAATTAGTTAATCGTTTGGATTTCTTAAGTCGAGTTGGCTTAGGTTATTTAACGTTATCACGTAATGCTTCAACATTATCAGGTGGAGAAGCCCAGCGGATTCGATTAGCAACACAAATTGGCAGTCAGTTAACAGGGGTTTTGTATGTGCTAGATGAACCTTCAATCGGATTACATCAACGAGATAATGATAAATTAATTGAAACATTAAAAAGTTTACGTGATTTAGGAAATACTTTAATTGTGGTCGAACACGATGAAGATACGATTCGTGCTAGTGATTATATTGTTGATATTGGTCCACATGCAGGGATTAATGGTGGTGAAGTTGTCGCTGCAGGAAGCATTGATGATATTAAACAAAATCCAAATTCAATTACTGGTAAATATTTAACTGGTGAATTAGCAATTAATGTGCCAAAAAAACGGCGTGGTGGTAATGGTTTAGTATTAGAAATTAAAGGAGCACGAGAAAACAATTTAAAAAATATTAATGTTACAATTCCTTTAAATAAATTTGTTTGTTTGACAGGCGTTTCAGGAAGTGGTAAATCAACTTTGATGAATGAAATTTTATGAAAGGGTATTAAGAAAAATTTAGGTTTAGCAACTGAACGTCCAGGTGCACATGATAAAATTGTTGGGATTGATAATATTGATAAAGTAATTAATATTTCCCAAGATCCAATTGGGAAAACACCACGTAGTAATCCTGCGACTTATACATCAGTTTTTGATGATATTCGTGATTTATTTGCGAATACGAATGAGGCTAAAGCACGAGGGTACTTAAAAGGTCGTTTTTCTTTTAATGTTCCAGGCGGACGTTGTGAACACTGTCAGGGTGATGGAATTATTAAGATTTCAATGCACTTTCTGCCAACAGTTTATGTTTCTTGTGAAGTTTGTGAAGGAAAACGCTATAATGATGAAACATTATTAGTTAAATTCAAAGATAAAAATATTTATGATGTTTTAGAAATGACAGTTGACCAAGCTTGTGATTTTTTTGCAGCGCAACCAAAAATTAACCAGAAGTTAGCAACAATGCAAGAGGTTGGTTTAGGTTATATTAAATTAGGACAATCAGCAACAGAATTATCTGGTGGAGAAGCGCAGCGGGTTAAGTTATCAACCTTTTTGTTAAAACGGACAACTGGTAAAACTTTATTTTTATTAGATGAACCAACAACGGGGTTGCATGTTGATGATGTTAAAAGATTGTTGGTGGTTTTGAATAAAATTGTTGATAATGGTGATACTGTTATTACAATTGAACATAACTTAGATGTTATTAAAATGGCTGATTATATTATTGATTTAGGACCCGAAGGTGGGATTGGTGGTGGGACGATTATTGCAACAGGAACACCAGAACAACTTGTTTTAAAAAGTGATACTAGTTATACTGCACAATATCTAAAACCATTATTAAAGTAAGAGGTTACAATGGATGTTAAAAAACAACTTTTTAAGGCAACATTTTTTCAAAAAAAATATAATTTGGCAAAATTATTAACAGAAAAATATGCTGATGCACAAAATAAAATTAAAGTAATTAATGTTGTTGGCACAAATGGAAAAGGATCAGTTTCAAATTACTTACACCGTCAATTGATGTTAAATTATAAACGGGTGGGTCTTTTTACTTCGCCAGCATTTTTAAAACATAATGAACGAATTAAAATTAATAATAAGATGATTAACGATAATGATTTAAAACGAATTATCAAAGAAATTAAAGGCGAAATTAAAACTTATCAGTTAACTTTTTTTGAAATTTGAGTTTTAATTTGTATTAAATATTTTTTAGAACAAAAAATTGATATTGCTATTATTGAAGCTGGGATTGGTGGTTGTTTAGATGCAACTAATGTTTTTAACAATCAATTAGCTGTTTTATTAACTTCAATTGATTATGAACATACTGAAGTGTTAGGCAATAGTTTGGATAGTATTATTCAAAATAAAGTTGGAATTGCAAAAAGCAATTGTAAACTTTTTATTAGTGCTAGTTGTAAAAAATATTTTAATTTTATTGCAAAATATCATGATTTGGATAATATTATTACAAGCGAAATTTGCCCACAAGCAATTAATTATTATCAAGAATTTAATGTTGGTTTAGTTATTAAGTTTTTAAAAGTTTTTAAGTTTAAAATTAATTATGAGCTTTTTAAAGTAAAACCAATCTTAGGGCGTTTTACCCAATTAAGTAAAAATCCATATTTTATTATTGATGGAGCACATAATCCAGAAGGAATTCGTGCCTGTATTCATACTTTTGAAATCTTACATAATTTGAATCGAAATGAAGTATTAGTATTGTATGCTTCTTCCCAAAAAAAAGATTATATGCAAAATTTAACTTTATTGAAGGAACATTTTGGTAACGATTTATATATTACGGAATTTCAACATCCAATGTCATGGGACATTAATAATATTAAGATGCAGAATAAGATTAAAAATTGAAAAAAATTATTATTGCAAAATAAAACAAAAAATATTTTAGTTTGTGGGTCACTATACTTTATTCCATTAGTTTATCAGTTTTATTTAGAAAGGATGTAAAATATGATATATGTATTAACAAACATTGGTGCTTGGTTAGGGATTGCTATTTTATTTTATATTGGAGTATTATTAAATTATAAAAATTGAAAAAAAATTAGTATTTTAACAATTACAATTACAAGTTTATTAATTGCATTATCTGTCATTTTAACAAATGTCATTAGTTATACTATTCCATTTCCATTTATGGGAGGAGGAGTAATTAAATTAGCATTAGGTAACTTTTTAATTTTTGTGATTGGAATGTTATTTGGACCATTTTTTGGTGTATTAAGTGGTCTGGCTACTGACGCTTTAGGGGCTTTGGTAAATATTGCTGGAACATATCATAGTGGTTTTGCTTTTAATCTTGCTTTGTATGGTTTTTTAGGAAGTATGGTTTTTTTATTTAAAAGTCATAAATTTTGAATATTAAAAACAATTATCTTATATACAATTAGTTTTGCTTTAATTTCATTTGCATTTAATGTTTTATGATTATATGCAACGGGTCTGAAACAAGTATTTTTCCCAATGGCTTTTGTTGTTAGAACAATTAAGTTTCCAATTCAATTGGCAATTTATTTGCCAATGGTTATTTCCAGCTTTACTATTTTATATAAATTAATTATTTTACGTCATAGCATTGCTTTATGATGTACACAGAAAGGATTATTAGTTTTAACACCAATTAAATTTAAAAAACAGAAAACATGTAATAGTTAAAATTGTTTATATGTGGAAAAGTTTTAAAAACTTAATAGTTATAACTATTTTTATTAAAAGAGATTGTGGATAAGTCAGCTAATAGCATTATTTTAACAAATTATATTTACTTATTAATTGTTCGTTGTAATATTATTAATGATTAAACAAAGAGGAACGGGAAAATGATGGAAAAGGAAACTACTTATTTAATTAAACAAGAGTATCAATTGTCAGATGATGAACGTATGTTACTTTTATGTTTATATCGTCCAATTATTGGCGATAAAGCACATATGTTATATATTGCTTTGACAGCACAAGATTTCATCTTAGAATTAAATACTAAATATCATTTAAATAGTCTTTTAACATTATTACAAATATCATATGACGAATTTTTAGTAGCAAAAAGTAAATTAAAAACAATTGGCTTATTAAAAATTTTAAAACGAGAAAAAGGAAAGCATTATATTTTAAAACCACAATTACCAATTTCCGCAATTGCTTTTTTTGAAAATCAAATTTTAAGTAATTATTTATTAAATATTGTAGGAGAAAAATCTTTTGCAATTATTAAAGCTAAATTTATTGTTAATAATCAAGAAGACAAACAAAATCTTAATGATTTATCTGACCAATTAAGTAATAAAGTAATGACATTTGATTTTGTCTATATTGATAAATACTTAGCATCAAAAAATGCAAATCATAAATTATACTTACCATATCGTGAAAAAATTATCCAATTAGCAAATTATTATAATGTTTTAACAAAAAATCTTGCTATTTTTATTTACAAAAGTATTGAGTTAACTGCCAAAGAACGAATTTTTAATTATGAGACATTTCAACATTTGCTATCTGATTTTCATCAAAAAACAGTATTAAAAAAACAACTTAATGAGGAACAATTAAATTTAATTGTTAGTGATGAAAATATTATTAAGCGAACTAACATGTTAGAAGCAAAAATTAATGAAATGGTTTCAATTGATCCAATTCAATATTTAACTTTACTACGAGAAAATAAGAAACCAACACCAATTGAGATTGAATTAATTCGTGATTTAATTATTAATTATTCATTAACCCCGGGAGTAGTTAATTGTTTAATTGAATATGTTTGATTTAAAAATACTCATCGAATTGAAAGAAAGTATTGTGAAAAAATTGCAAATACTTTTCATCAACTACAAATTAATACTGTTGATAAAGCTATGGAGCATTTACGTAGTGCTTATGCAAAAACACAAAAAAGTAAAGTTACAAAAGATGCTATTAAAGCAAAAACATATCAATGGAAAGAAAAAACAGTTAAGCATAATATGGCTGAATTAGAATATAATAAAATTTATGAACAAAAACGTCAAGAACAGGGAATTAAGAAAGTTAATCTTCCACAATTATTAGATGATTTAAAAAATTTATAATAGTAAAAATGAAAGAGAGATGGAGGCAATGTCAAAACTAAATTTGTTAAAACAACTTCAAAATAACGCAGAATTAATGCTTAATTTACAAGAAATTGAGTTTAATATTAATAATTATCAACAGTTTGAGCCACTCTTTCAAGAATATTTAAATAATTATCATCAATGTGAAAAATTATTATCTTTATCTTTATGCCAACAACCATTTAAAGGTTATAAATATTATATTAAAAAAGAAAATGATAATTTGTTTTTAACACGAATTGAATGTGAGCATACAATAGCTATCAAAGAAAAAAATAAAGTTAAAAATAACTATGTTTATTATGACTTTAGTGATGAATTATTAAAATTACGATTAAATGATATTAAAAAAGATGAAAATTTTAATAATATGCATATTATTATTGGGGAAATGGTCAAATTTGTTAAAGGCCAACGAAAAAAAGGCTTATATATTTATGGCCAACCAGGAGTTGGCAAAACTTATTTATTAATTCGCTTAGCTAATGTTTTGGCAAATAATAATCGTAAAGTTGCTTTTATTTCAATAATTAATTTAATTAATCGAGTAAAAGAATCATTTAATCTTTTTAATAGTGAATCATCTTTAGTTGAAATTCTATTAGGAGCTGATGTCTTATTTTTAGATGATATTGGGGGAGAAACTGTTTCTCCATGAGTTCGTGATGATTTATTATTTCGTATTTTAAATGACCGTATTAGTCGTCAGTTACCAACTTTTTTTTCATCAAATTTTACAACAACAGCTTTAACAACAATTTATGCAAATATCAAAACTGAAATTAATGATAAAGAAATTAACAAAGTAAAAGCATTAAGAATTGTTGATCGGATCCGAGGATTAGCAACAGAATTAGAATTGTTAGGAAATAGTAGAAGAACTGATGAGGACTATGTGGAAAAATTAACAATCTAAGGAGATTTTCTCTTAGCCACATTTGTTAAAAGCAGTATGATTATATGTATTGTGGTTTCTAAAAATAAAGATGTTTTAATTATTTAGAAGTAATTAAAGAATTGAAATGGAAACAAGATATGAAAAGAATTTTTAATTTATTATTTACTACAACAACATTTTTTGAAGCTATTCCAAATTTACTGGGTAATAATTCAAATGAAATTCAAGAACAAATAACTATTTGGTTAGAAATGGATGAAACGGAGCGAAATCAATTATTGAATCATAGTATTGATGATTTAGAAATTACGCAACGTACACAAATTTGTTTAGAAAAAGCAAAAATTTATAGATTATCTGATTTAGTTTCAAAAACAGAAAATGAAATTAAAAATATTAAAAATTTAGGAGAAAAATCATTAACAGAAATTAAAGAAAAAATGCATGAGTTAGGTTTACACTTTCGACATTAAATTGGGAGATAGAAAAAACGAAATATTATAAATTATAAATACAAGTGTAATATTTTTATAATTATAATGTAAGTCATAAAATTACGGATGTAAAAGTTATTAATGAAGATTAATAACTTTAGACAATATTTGTTAGTTTAATAATAAAATATTACGTAGGATATAAAAATAGTTTTAATTAGTATTGTAAGCAATTAACAAGTTCAAGTTTTTCCTTAATAAAGTATTTGAAATAAAGCATCCTATCAATAAGATAACCTTTATTTGGATATTTTCTAATTTTCTTGCAAATTAGGCCTATAGGTTGTAAAATATATAATAAGTATGCAATGTTTTTATTGCAGACTAAGAGTATTAAATATATGTAGAGGAGAAAAAGTAGATGACAAAAATTGCAATTAACGGATTTGGACGTATTGGCCGTTTAGCTTTTAGAAGATTATTTGACGAAAAAAATGTTGAAATTTTCGCAATTAACGATTTAACAGAGGCAAAAACTTTAGCAACATTATTAGAACTTGATTCAGCCCAAGGAGGGTGAAAACGAGGAAAAATTTCTTCAGAAGAAGGATTTATTATTGTTGATGGGAAAAAAATAAATGTTTATGCCCAAAAAGACCCTACTGAGTTACCATGAGGTAAATTAGGAATTGATGTTGTTGTTGAATCAACAGGATTCTTTGCTGATCGTGCTGGTGCTTCAAAACATCTTACAGCCGGATCAAAAAAAGTTTTAATCTCAGCTCCAGCAAAAGGGACAGATGTTAAAACAATTGTTTATAATGTAAACCACAAGGAAATTAAAAAGGAAGATACTATTATTTCAGGAGCAAGCTGTACAACTAACTGTTTAGCACCAATGGCAAAAGTATTAGATGAAAAATTTGGAATTGAAAAAGGATACATGACAACTGTTCACGCGGTAACAAATGATCAAAGATTGTTGGACTTAGCACATGATGATTTAAGAAGAGCACGTGCTGCTTTTTCAAATATTGTTCCAACTAAAACAGGAGCAGCAGCAGCCGTTGCGTTAGTATTACCACAATTAGAAGGTAGATTTGATGGAATGGCATTACGTGTTCCAACTATTACTGGTTCAATCGTTGACTTAGCAGTTGAATTGAAAAAAACAACAACAGTTGAAGAAATTAATAATGCAATGAAAGCAGCAGCTTCAGAAACTTTTGGTTATAATACACAACCAATTGTTTCATCAGATATTATTGGTGAAACACATGGATCAATTTTTGATGCAACATTAACAAAAATTATTGAACGTGATGGTAAACAATTAGTTAAAGTATATGCATGATATGATAATGAAATGTCATATGTATCACAAATGGTACGTACATTATTATACTTTGCTACAGTTTAATTTAAAATATACAAAACACTAAAAAATATTTTAGTGTTTTTTTATTTTTCTAAAAAAGATATTTCTTATGCTATGATGTTTATATAAGAATTAATCTTATAAAAATAATCTAGAAAACTATCGTTACTATCGCTGGTTTATTTACGAGTTGATAATGGAGACAATTAAAGCAATTAAGGAGAGCAAAAAAATCAAAAATCCTATTTTAGAAAAGCATTTTAGTAATATTCGTGATCAACTAAAGTTAGTTTTAAATACAGAAAAAATTAATGATTCAACTCCAATTCAATTATTATATGATAATGTTCTTTTAATTCGGAATAATGGCCGTGTTATTACTGATGAAGATTTTACATATCGTTTAGAATTAGTCTTGGCTGATACTTATAAAACACTGTCATTACTAATTGATTCATTATTACAAAATGCTAAAACATTGGCTTTTAGTTATTTTAAAGAAAAATTAGATATTAAAGAATGACACGATAATTTATATGCTGATGCTGTTCAAATATTGAAAGAAAAATATTCTGATAAACTAATGCAAATAGATTTTATTTTATTATTTTTACAAAGGCATTAATTACCTTTTAAAAACCCTTATTTTATTGGTAAAAATACGATATAATTTATATTGTTAAACATATAACAATGAGAGGGATATATTATGAGTCAAAACAAGAAATTATTTTATGTTACAACCCCAATTTATTATCCAAGCGCACAATTACATATTGGACATGCATATACCACGACATTAGCTGATATTCTTAATCGTTATAAAAAAATGGCTGGCTATGAAACTTTCTTTTTAACAGGTAGCGATGAACATGGTGAAAAAATTGAAAAGAAAGCAAAAACTGCGGGAATAACGCCATATCAATTTATAACAATGATTGTTGATAATTTTAAATTATTATGAAATAAATTAGGAATTGAATATTCAAAGTTTATTCGTACCACTGATAAAGAACATGAAGTTGGAGTCCAAAAGATTTTTAGTAAATTATATAATAATGGGGATATTTACTTAGGAGAGTATGAAGGTTTGTATTGTGTTAGTTGTGAAGAATTTTTAACTGAAGCACAAATTGATAAGATAACAAACCAATGTTTAGTTTGTGGTA encodes the following:
- a CDS encoding DNA-directed RNA polymerase subunit alpha C-terminal domain-containing protein, with the protein product MKRIFNLLFTTTTFFEAIPNLLGNNSNEIQEQITIWLEMDETERNQLLNHSIDDLEITQRTQICLEKAKIYRLSDLVSKTENEIKNIKNLGEKSLTEIKEKMHELGLHFRH
- the gap gene encoding type I glyceraldehyde-3-phosphate dehydrogenase; translated protein: MTKIAINGFGRIGRLAFRRLFDEKNVEIFAINDLTEAKTLATLLELDSAQGGWKRGKISSEEGFIIVDGKKINVYAQKDPTELPWGKLGIDVVVESTGFFADRAGASKHLTAGSKKVLISAPAKGTDVKTIVYNVNHKEIKKEDTIISGASCTTNCLAPMAKVLDEKFGIEKGYMTTVHAVTNDQRLLDLAHDDLRRARAAFSNIVPTKTGAAAAVALVLPQLEGRFDGMALRVPTITGSIVDLAVELKKTTTVEEINNAMKAAASETFGYNTQPIVSSDIIGETHGSIFDATLTKIIERDGKQLVKVYAWYDNEMSYVSQMVRTLLYFATV